The genomic DNA AGGTGTTCTATGTATAGGCATTACCCTATTGTGATTCACAAAGACTCAGATAGTGACTACTGTGTAACCGTTCCAGACCTACCCGGTTGCATAACGGCTGGCGATACACTTGAGGAGGCACAAAATCAAGCAGCCGAAGCTATTCAATGCCATATTGAGGGCATGCTACTTGATGGTGAACCAATTCCTGAGGCAAAAGAAATTCCATTCCACCAAGATAATCCAGACTATGCTGATGGGGTGTGGAAATCCATAACAATAGTTCTGCCCGACATTTCCGAAATTCGGGTCTCTCGCCCTGGTCGGATTCGGAAATTTTTTCAGTGGTTCAGCCAAACGACGCAAATTTTGCGGTAAACTTAATTTGGACTCCGAAATTACAGGAATAAAACTTAATACAAGAAAATCTACATAAAAGGTGTTATCCTGGGTTGTTATAGTTCTGAAAAATTGAAAAACAAAATCGTTGAACTGTGTCGTGATGCTCCTGAGTTTGGACACTTACGGATCCAACAAACGCGTATATCCGAAACGCACTACTCCATAGCGATAGAAGATATTGCGACTTAAGCTGCTTCTGTTTTGTCTAAAGGCGACGGATCCGTAAGCGTCGGGATTGGTAAACAGCAATCA from Candidatus Poribacteria bacterium includes the following:
- a CDS encoding type II toxin-antitoxin system HicB family antitoxin, encoding MYRHYPIVIHKDSDSDYCVTVPDLPGCITAGDTLEEAQNQAAEAIQCHIEGMLLDGEPIPEAKEIPFHQDNPDYADGVWKSITIVLPDISEIRVSRPGRIRKFFQWFSQTTQILR